CATTGACTGGTGATGTGTCATGTGGTCATGCACCTAAGCGTCAACAAATGATTGATTTTATTATAGCTACTGCAACACTAGATATAAAATTATTGCGTTCAATCGTTACAACTCAATTTATTTGGTCTGTCCCCGGTCATTTTGATATCCATGGCCCACAAATTTTAATTCAAGAACTTTCCGAACATCAAAATCGTATCGAATCTATCGATATTCAATCCATTATTACACATGGATATTTAGGCGCCTTACATGGTACTCAAACATTTAAAAATGGTGCACAAACTCATTTTGCTAATTTTTTCGAATTTGAAAATCATAAAAAGGATGCCAAAGTGAGTAAAGTAACATCCTATATTGTCATTGAT
This is a stretch of genomic DNA from Staphylococcus roterodami. It encodes these proteins:
- a CDS encoding DNA-binding protein — protein: MNLPKIGNPATRALNEQGIHTLETVSQHTKSFLSSLHGVGPKAISILERALSEHNLHFKQEGNHVLPFSLTGDVSCGHAPKRQQMIDFIIATATLDIKLLRSIVTTQFIWSVPGHFDIHGPQILIQELSEHQNRIESIDIQSIITHGYLGALHGTQTFKNGAQTHFANFFEFENHKKDAKVSKVTSYIVID